The proteins below are encoded in one region of Bacteroidota bacterium:
- a CDS encoding sigma-70 family RNA polymerase sigma factor has protein sequence MRKPLIPKEDHELVMEFMGGNEDAFGQLMDRHKNRIFTTIYFIVKDRELAEDIFQETMIKIIRLVQADKYDEKGKFISWAVRIARNLAIDEYRKDRRGPKMLRENEEYDIFNTVGGTEESIEEKIIHEENAQYVQDLIQQIPEKQREVLIMRHYANMSFKEIADVQGVNINTALGRMRYALIHLRKFVGLESKMDIRNEEEIY, from the coding sequence ATGCGCAAGCCCTTGATACCAAAAGAAGACCACGAACTCGTGATGGAGTTCATGGGAGGCAACGAGGATGCCTTCGGTCAGTTGATGGACCGGCACAAGAACAGGATCTTTACCACGATCTACTTCATTGTGAAGGACCGCGAACTGGCAGAAGACATTTTTCAGGAGACGATGATCAAGATCATTCGCCTCGTGCAAGCCGACAAATACGACGAAAAGGGGAAATTCATTTCCTGGGCGGTGCGCATCGCCCGGAATTTGGCCATTGACGAGTACCGCAAAGACCGTCGCGGCCCGAAGATGCTGCGTGAAAATGAGGAATATGACATTTTCAACACCGTTGGCGGTACGGAAGAGAGCATCGAAGAAAAGATCATTCACGAAGAAAATGCCCAATACGTTCAGGATTTGATCCAACAGATCCCTGAAAAGCAACGGGAAGTTTTGATTATGCGGCACTATGCCAATATGAGTTTCAAGGAGATTGCCGACGTCCAAGGGGTGAATATCAACACGGCCCTGGGCAGAATGCGGTATGCGCTGATTCATTTGAGGAAGTTTGTCGGGTTGGAAAGCAAAATGGATATTCGCAATGAAGAAGAAATTTACTGA
- a CDS encoding tetratricopeptide repeat-containing sensor histidine kinase — translation MKKFWYPVLIVIAACILQAQARPDTLLEKGKAAYQDGNYANAILFYREYQLWAAKVGDKSAEADALRLIGDAFRASNEPDQAVKQLNLSLQAATEALDSALIGRVYNRLSAVYFEIGENSLSERYAQKAISISQAKGDQGNVSNSLNILGAVYRSKGQYPQALDALRKSVEIQKAIGDTLDIPNALNNIANTLLAMEQYPEAVEVAEESYEMSIRTDIPIYSRYAAFVLTEAHRRDKDFEAALFWKDKVSEIDQRIFDETKTNEISKLRAEMDLAQKEKDLELLRNESALKDQTIASKNAQTIAMASVGVMVLAMTVVFYVTWRRQKRANNVLQEKNKQIAQQSFEISSINQHLENAGQEQMRQQKRLEEINKVKDKLFSIISHDLRSPLNSIQGLMSLLKEGRLTGSEFEYMLDTLIDRVENTTMLLDNLLNWSRSQMEGFNAEIETVDLAEIATNVCNMLEHSARLKDIRIHNAITEGTRVTGDRHMIGLVIRNLVSNAIKFTENGGSIQLEASANGKGIHVAVKDDGKGIASQDIDKVMGEDYYFTLGTANEKGSGLGLRLCKEFLAKNNGQLWLEPNTDKGSTFYFSLPAA, via the coding sequence ATGAAAAAGTTCTGGTATCCTGTCTTGATTGTAATTGCAGCATGCATTTTGCAGGCACAAGCGCGTCCAGACACGTTGCTTGAAAAAGGAAAGGCTGCCTATCAGGACGGCAACTATGCCAATGCCATCCTTTTTTACCGCGAATACCAACTTTGGGCGGCTAAAGTTGGAGATAAATCGGCCGAAGCAGATGCGTTGCGGTTAATTGGAGATGCATTTAGGGCATCCAACGAACCTGATCAGGCTGTCAAGCAACTCAACCTTTCCCTTCAAGCTGCCACTGAGGCTTTGGATAGTGCCCTTATCGGACGTGTTTACAACCGGCTATCTGCTGTCTATTTTGAAATCGGTGAAAATTCCCTGAGTGAACGGTATGCCCAAAAAGCTATTTCGATATCACAAGCAAAGGGAGATCAGGGAAATGTATCCAATTCGTTGAATATTTTGGGGGCCGTTTATCGGTCCAAGGGCCAATATCCACAGGCACTCGACGCGCTTCGCAAATCCGTCGAGATCCAAAAAGCGATTGGTGACACACTTGACATTCCCAATGCATTAAACAACATTGCCAATACCCTCCTCGCCATGGAGCAGTATCCTGAAGCCGTTGAAGTCGCCGAGGAAAGTTATGAGATGTCGATCAGAACAGACATTCCCATCTATTCCCGATATGCGGCCTTTGTTTTGACCGAAGCCCATCGCCGTGACAAGGACTTTGAAGCAGCACTTTTCTGGAAAGACAAGGTGAGTGAAATCGATCAACGGATTTTTGACGAAACGAAAACCAATGAAATCTCCAAGCTGCGCGCGGAAATGGACTTGGCACAGAAAGAAAAGGACCTTGAACTCCTTCGAAATGAAAGCGCACTCAAGGACCAAACCATCGCCAGCAAAAATGCGCAGACGATCGCGATGGCATCTGTTGGGGTGATGGTGCTTGCCATGACCGTTGTTTTTTATGTGACTTGGCGCAGGCAGAAGCGTGCCAACAATGTCCTTCAAGAGAAAAACAAACAAATTGCCCAGCAATCGTTTGAAATCTCATCCATTAACCAGCATCTGGAAAATGCAGGACAGGAACAGATGCGGCAACAAAAGCGGCTCGAAGAAATCAACAAGGTCAAAGACAAACTTTTTTCGATCATTTCCCACGACCTGCGTTCACCCCTCAACAGCATTCAAGGATTGATGAGCCTCTTGAAGGAAGGCCGGCTCACCGGCTCCGAATTCGAATACATGCTCGACACCCTGATCGACCGCGTCGAAAATACAACGATGCTGCTCGATAACCTGCTCAATTGGTCACGCAGCCAAATGGAAGGCTTCAATGCGGAAATAGAAACCGTGGATCTCGCCGAGATTGCAACCAATGTCTGCAATATGTTGGAGCATAGTGCCCGTCTCAAAGACATTCGCATTCACAACGCGATTACCGAAGGAACGCGCGTCACGGGGGACCGACATATGATCGGCCTCGTGATCCGCAACTTGGTTTCCAATGCGATTAAATTCACAGAAAACGGTGGCAGCATCCAACTTGAAGCAAGTGCCAACGGAAAGGGTATTCACGTTGCGGTCAAAGACGACGGCAAAGGAATTGCAAGCCAAGACATCGACAAGGTGATGGGTGAGGACTATTATTTCACACTTGGCACCGCCAATGAAAAAGGCTCCGGCCTCGGATTACGCCTCTGCAAAGAATTCCTCGCAAAAAACAACGGCCAACTTTGGCTCGAACCCAACACAGATAAGGGAAGTACATTCTACTTCTCCTTGCCAGCCGCCTGA
- a CDS encoding heparinase II/III family protein produces MRDFCRLSFLRLLLGPLFMLVLASPAGAFAQGAWTPAGADLSYPRTLLKSSEIPAARNWILNNPDMFSFYAGLYSDAFGQNLPPVLSSNQDRRVAAHTAKNCAYVLLLDRKPVQPSSLDTLSNTDATNLQNKAISLLERINTNVETYPDFGNYLWRANELIDNLIAYDLLKGAGVPDSLLTISRAKLHEYSTNFHTQVAFNTFGLGLTSLHVDNHTLRACGALGMSAVVLNDATSSSVDGQPQKWIQTALWNIDNVLWRSNVRQSDPGVIAGYSEGPHYLRFGMRHCLQFFHAMGNFVPDNTFAVTFDGRNANVRHPFHDPNFDLLWEWVMRIRMPDGRDPQIEDCFAQTFNADMVLTEDPRFRPTYHGTRFNPTAPTTLWDQLHHSSDDIAADFISAMLPPTTDTFSLLQVLPQSGDVVMRSGWDTTSTYLHIAAKNGRTRSSANGHNHVDVTGFILHARGQELAVDPGYLKWDRRDEIDGPAHHNMVLVNGLGPTEATTGVAGDADGFAAGEFDFQHMDYAEVTTAYQGATIVRKPLFVRGDYFLIADEITTGASNNYQWQLHALGLEGGDSTHGSFAIDSAGSSATWTKNGVNLKAVITSNEGLTSIARTTDIHELRYDSMETHTTLRANKNGVSNANFLAALIPFETDTPDVSLLCGLGCDAIRVNRGGFVDVAFLRTSVPASETGLAQDLHGNGKMTFYSETSAGQFSQFLIENGSLLRFGADTLAYATVNANYALGRMDATNHEAYASASGTYYIYHLGYVPGSVLGFGTVQSWQYDAGLDRLMVVIGDPGRFTIHEGVIIGSNPAQADRNLFVWPNPSAGNLHVETVLEQGQFELLGMDGRLLMSRRFNGYSFLLEVENLPAGVYLARVCDESGKVKGMQKVVLED; encoded by the coding sequence ATGAGAGATTTTTGCCGCCTTTCGTTTTTGCGCCTGCTTTTAGGACCGTTGTTCATGCTGGTTTTGGCATCTCCTGCGGGGGCTTTCGCGCAGGGGGCTTGGACACCTGCCGGGGCTGACCTTTCCTATCCGCGTACATTGCTTAAATCCAGTGAAATCCCTGCGGCAAGGAATTGGATTTTGAACAATCCCGACATGTTTTCCTTCTACGCCGGGCTTTATTCCGACGCTTTCGGTCAAAATCTGCCACCCGTCCTGTCGAGCAATCAAGACCGTCGCGTTGCGGCACATACGGCCAAAAATTGCGCTTATGTCCTTTTGTTGGACCGCAAACCGGTGCAACCCTCGTCCCTGGATACCTTGAGCAACACGGATGCAACCAATTTGCAAAACAAGGCGATCTCGCTGCTCGAGCGCATCAATACCAATGTGGAAACCTATCCCGACTTTGGCAATTATCTCTGGCGAGCGAATGAGTTGATTGATAACCTCATCGCTTACGATCTGCTCAAAGGTGCTGGAGTTCCCGATTCGCTGTTGACCATCTCACGCGCCAAACTGCATGAATATTCCACCAATTTCCATACGCAGGTGGCATTCAACACCTTCGGACTGGGGCTCACGAGTTTGCATGTCGACAACCATACCTTGCGCGCTTGCGGAGCTTTGGGGATGAGCGCGGTCGTGTTGAACGATGCTACTTCGAGCAGCGTGGATGGCCAACCCCAAAAGTGGATTCAGACTGCACTTTGGAACATCGACAACGTACTCTGGCGAAGCAATGTGCGGCAGTCTGATCCGGGCGTGATTGCTGGGTATTCGGAAGGACCCCATTATTTGCGATTTGGAATGCGCCATTGCCTTCAATTTTTCCATGCCATGGGCAATTTCGTACCGGACAATACCTTCGCGGTGACCTTTGATGGCCGGAATGCCAACGTCAGACATCCTTTTCATGACCCGAATTTTGACCTGCTTTGGGAATGGGTGATGCGCATACGGATGCCCGATGGGCGCGATCCGCAAATTGAGGACTGTTTTGCGCAGACCTTTAATGCAGATATGGTACTCACCGAAGATCCACGTTTTCGCCCAACTTACCACGGTACGCGGTTCAATCCAACGGCGCCGACCACGCTTTGGGACCAACTCCACCATAGCTCCGACGATATCGCAGCCGATTTTATTTCAGCGATGTTGCCGCCGACCACGGATACTTTTTCCTTGTTGCAAGTGCTTCCGCAAAGCGGTGACGTCGTCATGCGATCCGGTTGGGACACCACTTCGACCTATTTGCATATTGCCGCCAAAAATGGCCGCACGCGTTCGAGCGCCAACGGGCACAACCACGTGGATGTGACAGGATTCATCCTGCATGCGCGCGGACAGGAATTGGCGGTGGATCCCGGCTACTTGAAGTGGGACCGTCGTGACGAAATCGATGGTCCGGCCCATCACAACATGGTCCTGGTCAACGGTCTGGGCCCCACGGAAGCAACAACGGGCGTGGCGGGCGATGCCGATGGGTTTGCTGCCGGCGAATTCGATTTTCAGCACATGGACTATGCCGAGGTGACAACCGCTTACCAAGGTGCTACGATCGTGCGCAAGCCCTTGTTTGTCAGGGGAGACTATTTTCTGATTGCCGATGAAATTACTACGGGCGCGTCCAACAATTATCAGTGGCAGCTGCATGCCTTGGGATTGGAAGGCGGGGACTCCACACACGGGAGTTTCGCAATTGATTCGGCAGGAAGCAGCGCCACTTGGACCAAAAACGGCGTCAACCTCAAGGCCGTCATCACGTCAAATGAAGGATTGACAAGCATTGCCCGCACGACCGACATCCACGAATTGCGTTATGATTCGATGGAAACGCATACCACCCTGCGTGCCAACAAGAATGGTGTTTCGAATGCCAATTTCCTTGCCGCATTGATTCCTTTTGAAACCGATACACCGGATGTTTCACTTCTATGCGGTTTGGGCTGTGATGCCATTCGTGTGAATCGGGGAGGATTTGTAGATGTCGCGTTCCTTCGGACATCCGTTCCCGCGAGCGAAACAGGTTTGGCGCAGGATCTTCATGGAAACGGCAAAATGACCTTTTATTCGGAGACCTCAGCCGGACAATTTTCGCAGTTTTTGATTGAGAATGGTTCTCTGCTGCGTTTTGGTGCCGATACCTTGGCCTATGCGACCGTGAATGCGAACTATGCATTGGGCAGGATGGATGCTACCAACCACGAAGCCTATGCCAGTGCTTCGGGGACCTATTATATCTATCATCTGGGTTATGTACCGGGTTCTGTGCTCGGCTTTGGAACCGTGCAAAGCTGGCAATATGACGCCGGGCTTGACCGGTTGATGGTCGTCATTGGCGATCCGGGCCGTTTTACGATTCATGAGGGCGTGATCATCGGAAGTAATCCAGCGCAGGCAGACAGGAATCTTTTCGTTTGGCCAAACCCATCCGCAGGCAACCTTCATGTGGAAACGGTACTTGAGCAGGGACAATTTGAATTACTGGGAATGGATGGCCGCTTGTTGATGAGCCGTCGATTCAACGGTTACAGCTTTCTGCTGGAAGTGGAAAACCTCCCGGCAGGCGTTTACCTCGCACGCGTATGCGACGAGTCAGGCAAGGTGAAGGGCATGCAAAAGGTGGTTTTGGAGGATTGA
- the nth gene encoding endonuclease III, producing MRRKEKARLMLERLARVIPTPVTELDYHTPFQLLVAVMLSAQCTDKRVNQTTPALFERFPDPASLVGAEFDEVFHYIKGISYPANKTRHLIRTAEILVQEHNGEVPNDFEALLKLPGVGRKTANVITSILWKAPRLAVDTHVFRVGNRVGLTTAKTPLQSEKQLTELFSDEQIPDAHHFLILHGRYTCVARKPLCTQCVLTDICKHFARQAKAKAAKGS from the coding sequence ATGAGACGGAAAGAGAAGGCAAGACTGATGTTGGAACGATTGGCAAGGGTAATCCCTACGCCGGTGACAGAGCTCGACTACCACACGCCGTTTCAATTGCTCGTGGCTGTCATGCTCTCCGCACAATGTACGGACAAGCGGGTGAATCAGACCACTCCGGCGCTGTTTGAACGTTTTCCTGATCCCGCGTCCTTGGTCGGCGCCGAATTTGACGAGGTCTTCCATTATATAAAAGGTATCTCCTACCCTGCCAACAAAACGCGCCACCTGATCAGAACTGCCGAAATCCTTGTTCAGGAGCACAACGGCGAGGTCCCGAATGACTTTGAAGCTTTGTTGAAATTGCCCGGCGTTGGACGGAAAACTGCGAATGTCATCACGTCCATCTTGTGGAAGGCGCCGCGGCTTGCCGTGGATACGCATGTCTTCCGCGTGGGCAATCGCGTCGGACTCACTACGGCCAAGACACCTTTGCAATCCGAAAAGCAATTGACGGAGCTGTTTTCTGACGAACAAATCCCGGATGCGCATCATTTTTTGATCCTGCACGGGCGCTACACCTGCGTGGCGCGCAAGCCGCTGTGTACCCAATGTGTGCTCACCGATATCTGCAAACACTTTGCGCGGCAGGCAAAAGCCAAGGCTGCAAAGGGTAGCTGA
- the recA gene encoding recombinase RecA, which produces MAVKDEKSDKSEKLEKMKALQATMDKLEKSFGKGIVMKLSDQAIVDIPVIPTGSLGLDIALGVGGLPKGRIIEIYGPESSGKTTLALHVIAEAQKRGGLAAFVDAEHAFDRFYAEKLGCDTENLLVSQPDNGEQALEIAENLIRSGAIDVIVIDSVAALVPRAEIEGEMGDSKMGLQARLMSQAMRKLTAAISKTHCVCIFINQLREKIGVMFGNPETTTGGNALKFYASIRIDIRRIGQLKDGNDITGNRVKVKIAKNKVAPPFKVAEFDITYGEGISKAGEILDLGSELGIVQKSGSWFSYEGDKLGQGRDAVKALLQDNPELMENIEKKILEKMGIKSTLPS; this is translated from the coding sequence ATGGCAGTTAAAGACGAAAAATCTGATAAGTCAGAAAAACTCGAAAAAATGAAGGCACTCCAGGCCACAATGGATAAACTGGAGAAAAGCTTTGGCAAGGGCATTGTGATGAAACTGAGCGATCAAGCGATCGTGGACATCCCGGTGATCCCGACCGGCTCACTCGGCTTGGACATCGCGCTCGGCGTCGGTGGCTTGCCCAAAGGCCGTATCATCGAAATCTATGGTCCGGAATCGTCCGGTAAAACCACTTTGGCCTTGCACGTCATTGCAGAGGCCCAAAAGCGTGGCGGACTTGCCGCATTTGTGGATGCTGAACATGCATTTGACCGCTTCTATGCTGAAAAGCTGGGTTGCGACACCGAAAACTTGCTCGTTTCCCAGCCTGACAACGGTGAGCAAGCCCTCGAAATTGCTGAAAACCTGATTCGTTCCGGTGCGATCGACGTCATCGTGATCGACTCCGTCGCAGCCTTGGTGCCTCGCGCCGAAATCGAAGGCGAAATGGGCGACTCCAAAATGGGCCTTCAGGCACGTTTGATGTCCCAAGCCATGCGTAAGCTCACAGCAGCAATCTCCAAAACGCATTGTGTCTGTATTTTCATCAACCAGCTCCGTGAAAAAATCGGGGTCATGTTTGGCAACCCCGAAACAACCACCGGTGGAAATGCATTGAAGTTCTATGCTTCGATTCGTATCGACATCCGCCGTATCGGGCAGCTCAAAGACGGCAATGACATCACCGGTAACCGCGTCAAAGTCAAAATCGCCAAGAACAAAGTCGCGCCACCTTTTAAAGTCGCCGAATTTGACATCACCTACGGTGAAGGCATTTCAAAGGCAGGTGAAATTCTGGACCTCGGCTCCGAATTGGGCATCGTGCAGAAATCGGGCTCTTGGTTCAGCTATGAAGGCGACAAACTCGGCCAAGGCCGCGATGCTGTCAAAGCATTGCTTCAGGACAACCCTGAACTGATGGAAAACATCGAGAAGAAAATTCTCGAGAAGATGGGCATCAAATCCACATTGCCAAGTTGA
- a CDS encoding WG repeat-containing protein, with translation MSNSFVRIAFPVLVLGMVFFSACSEKAKPSEGASTDSTTVEPIVETTILNPDSVIFKAAEVEGMVRFKTAGNKYGFYGGKGDTAVTAKYDMAFDFKDGTAKVKRDGKFGFVNLKGEEVVPPSYEKIANVAEGKAAVEVDGKWGFIDMSNKMIIPATLDSTQPFGEGLAPVLLDGAKYWSYVDMKGKVVISDAFKLEAAWPFAEGLAHGMKENHWGYFDKKGKVVVPFQYLNAGQFEEGSAPVQTDAQWMRIDKKGKCVMNCEPEKPGQHSEGDGHDHGDHEGHDH, from the coding sequence ATGTCAAATTCATTCGTTCGTATTGCTTTTCCTGTTTTGGTTCTAGGAATGGTGTTCTTTTCGGCATGTTCTGAAAAAGCAAAACCATCCGAAGGCGCGTCCACTGATTCCACAACCGTGGAGCCGATCGTGGAAACTACCATCCTCAACCCTGATTCGGTGATATTCAAAGCCGCCGAAGTGGAAGGAATGGTGCGGTTCAAAACAGCGGGAAACAAGTATGGCTTTTATGGAGGCAAAGGCGACACGGCCGTAACAGCCAAATACGACATGGCATTTGACTTCAAAGATGGCACGGCCAAGGTGAAGCGGGATGGGAAGTTTGGTTTCGTCAATCTCAAAGGTGAAGAAGTGGTGCCCCCGAGCTACGAAAAAATTGCCAATGTCGCGGAAGGCAAGGCTGCCGTGGAAGTCGATGGTAAATGGGGATTCATCGACATGAGCAACAAAATGATCATTCCTGCCACGCTTGACAGCACGCAACCATTCGGAGAGGGGCTTGCGCCGGTATTACTTGACGGTGCGAAGTATTGGAGCTATGTGGACATGAAGGGAAAGGTCGTGATCTCCGATGCCTTCAAACTCGAAGCTGCCTGGCCATTTGCTGAAGGACTCGCACATGGCATGAAAGAAAACCATTGGGGTTACTTTGACAAAAAGGGAAAGGTGGTTGTTCCTTTTCAATACCTGAATGCCGGACAATTCGAAGAAGGTTCAGCGCCTGTCCAAACCGATGCCCAATGGATGCGGATCGACAAAAAGGGCAAATGCGTCATGAATTGTGAACCGGAAAAGCCAGGGCAACATTCCGAAGGCGATGGTCACGACCATGGGGACCATGAAGGCCATGACCATTGA
- the bshB1 gene encoding bacillithiol biosynthesis deacetylase BshB1, whose translation MNSDPKIDVLAFAAHPDDAELACSGTLLKLVAQGRKVGIVDLTRGELGTRGSAEIRDQEAAASAKILGLTVRHNLGFRDGFFREDEEHQLAIIEVVRRFRPDIVLINAPYDRHPDHGRGSELVRNAVFFSGLRRIETSYNGVAQVEWRPAKVWKYIQDQLIMPDFVVDISDFMDTKMEAVKAFSSQFYNPESDEPETYISSKGFMEQLRARAKEMGHLIGVQYGEGFVSEKPLRVEDMMAHL comes from the coding sequence ATGAATTCAGATCCCAAAATTGATGTATTGGCATTTGCTGCTCATCCCGACGATGCCGAGTTGGCTTGTAGTGGGACTTTGCTCAAGCTTGTGGCCCAAGGACGTAAGGTTGGCATTGTGGACCTCACACGAGGGGAGCTTGGAACGCGCGGTAGCGCTGAGATTCGCGATCAGGAGGCCGCTGCCTCTGCCAAGATTCTCGGATTGACGGTGCGTCACAACCTGGGCTTTCGGGACGGATTTTTCCGTGAGGACGAGGAACATCAATTGGCGATCATCGAGGTCGTGCGTCGGTTTCGTCCAGATATCGTGCTGATCAATGCGCCTTATGACCGCCATCCCGACCACGGCCGTGGCTCCGAATTGGTGCGGAATGCCGTGTTTTTTTCAGGCCTTCGCCGCATCGAGACAAGCTACAACGGTGTTGCCCAAGTTGAATGGCGGCCCGCAAAAGTCTGGAAATACATTCAGGATCAATTGATCATGCCCGATTTTGTCGTCGACATTTCGGACTTCATGGATACCAAGATGGAGGCTGTCAAGGCCTTCTCCTCACAGTTTTACAATCCGGAAAGCGATGAGCCCGAGACCTATATCTCTTCCAAGGGCTTCATGGAGCAGTTGCGCGCCCGAGCCAAGGAAATGGGCCATTTGATCGGCGTACAGTATGGTGAAGGCTTCGTGTCTGAGAAACCCTTGCGCGTCGAGGACATGATGGCGCATTTGTAG
- a CDS encoding PASTA domain-containing protein gives MLKYFKSREFFITLAAVIGFSVLVYVVFFFVFLPYYTNHGEEAAVPDVSKLQLDEAIVKLEEAGLRYEIADSLFLSTLPSLSIISQDPIGGSKVKPGRRVYLTVNKVVAPVVKFPDINGVSQYQAKLRLEGSGLVLGEIKFIAHEFADLVLSASFKSKNIKEGEEIRKGSKIDLVVGKGRGDQKVEIPDLVGNSYESANATLLRLGLSLGNLTYDPSSEKTLYTILRQHPDYAEGDSIHVGQEMDLWIAGPEPGDVIEGGDGSISGGKSGDEGPDGGE, from the coding sequence ATGCTCAAATACTTCAAATCCAGGGAGTTTTTTATCACGCTTGCAGCGGTCATCGGCTTTTCGGTGTTGGTGTATGTCGTGTTTTTCTTCGTCTTTTTGCCCTATTACACCAATCATGGTGAGGAAGCAGCTGTTCCCGATGTGAGCAAGCTCCAATTGGACGAGGCGATTGTCAAACTAGAAGAAGCAGGACTTCGGTACGAAATTGCGGATTCCCTGTTCCTCAGCACTTTACCTTCCTTGTCGATCATCTCCCAAGATCCCATCGGAGGAAGCAAGGTGAAGCCGGGACGTCGTGTTTACTTGACTGTGAACAAGGTCGTCGCGCCGGTGGTGAAGTTTCCCGACATCAACGGTGTCTCCCAATACCAAGCGAAACTGCGGCTCGAGGGTTCAGGATTGGTTCTGGGCGAAATCAAGTTCATCGCGCATGAGTTTGCCGATTTGGTCTTGAGTGCATCATTCAAAAGCAAAAACATCAAGGAAGGCGAGGAAATCAGAAAAGGCTCCAAAATCGATCTTGTGGTTGGCAAGGGTAGGGGTGATCAAAAGGTGGAAATTCCGGATTTGGTTGGCAATTCCTACGAATCGGCCAATGCAACGCTGCTTCGTCTTGGCCTGAGTCTGGGCAATCTGACCTACGATCCTTCCTCCGAAAAGACGCTTTACACGATTCTGCGCCAACATCCCGATTATGCAGAAGGAGATTCGATCCACGTCGGTCAAGAGATGGATCTGTGGATTGCGGGTCCTGAGCCGGGGGACGTCATCGAAGGGGGCGACGGTAGTATCTCAGGAGGAAAGTCAGGCGACGAAGGACCGGATGGTGGCGAATAA
- a CDS encoding LptF/LptG family permease gives MSYARPLLRSFAVCLVILVLQFLSRYKGDLFGKGLEAFTIFKIFAFASISLVVLALPVAVLLSSLFTMGNFGENYELAAMRSAGMSLPRILRPMFFVTLLVSLMSFGLSSYIVPWANLKLYAILYDVQQLKPVFRLEPGHFNSGIDDYVIRITDKDVSKDLLHGISIYDHTFFPGEDTMPVIFYNRGTPMEIAQIMDSSGRNNRFVMADSGTMRLDPYGKYMNMMLYHGATYEAKVEINRRGRREEQFVRVFFDSLFYSFDMKGFDLERTEEKEFSSHQYMLNLTDLGTAMDSIRAVKAEFSKQYEAAMAENIMLDSSFIRVDTLTYAIPPEDILRYFPKNKRAAILNDAMTNVQGAISVIRAGIDVFGKEDKKIRERGIEFHFKFSLPLACLIFLFIGAPLGAIIRKGGAGVPIVVSVVLYLSFYVLMIQGKKMATEGVLSPFFGAWLPVLVMLPLAILLSLESAAAVPIFTGDNFWKFSRAFVRILIITNPLYWLYQIPPVGRAMDAIGRPIAKLFRRKEEKRTFRVRR, from the coding sequence ATGTCATACGCGAGGCCTCTCTTGAGGAGTTTTGCAGTATGCCTCGTGATCCTTGTTTTACAATTCTTGTCGAGATACAAAGGAGACCTCTTCGGAAAGGGACTGGAAGCCTTTACCATCTTCAAAATTTTTGCATTTGCCTCGATTTCGTTGGTCGTTTTGGCATTGCCGGTCGCCGTGCTGCTATCTTCCTTGTTCACCATGGGCAATTTTGGCGAAAACTACGAACTCGCGGCAATGCGTTCGGCAGGAATGTCTTTGCCACGCATTCTCAGACCGATGTTTTTTGTGACATTGCTGGTTTCCTTGATGTCTTTTGGGCTTTCATCGTACATCGTGCCATGGGCAAACCTGAAATTGTATGCGATTCTCTACGATGTGCAACAATTGAAGCCGGTTTTTAGATTGGAACCTGGTCACTTTAACTCGGGAATTGACGATTATGTGATTCGAATCACCGACAAAGATGTTTCAAAGGACCTTTTACACGGCATTTCGATTTATGACCATACTTTTTTCCCCGGAGAGGATACCATGCCTGTCATCTTCTACAACCGTGGAACACCGATGGAAATCGCACAAATCATGGATTCGTCGGGAAGGAACAACCGCTTTGTGATGGCCGATTCGGGAACGATGCGTTTGGATCCCTATGGAAAGTACATGAACATGATGCTGTACCATGGTGCCACGTACGAAGCCAAGGTGGAGATCAACCGAAGGGGCAGAAGGGAAGAGCAGTTTGTGAGGGTGTTTTTCGATTCACTCTTCTACAGTTTTGACATGAAAGGGTTTGACCTTGAACGCACGGAAGAAAAGGAATTCAGCAGCCACCAATATATGCTGAACCTCACTGACCTTGGCACGGCCATGGACAGTATTCGTGCGGTGAAGGCCGAATTTTCGAAGCAGTATGAAGCGGCGATGGCAGAGAACATCATGCTGGATTCGAGCTTTATCCGCGTCGATACGTTGACATACGCCATTCCTCCAGAGGATATTTTGCGGTATTTTCCCAAAAACAAACGTGCAGCGATTCTCAACGACGCAATGACCAACGTTCAAGGAGCGATTTCCGTCATCCGGGCTGGAATCGATGTTTTTGGCAAAGAGGACAAGAAAATTCGGGAACGCGGCATCGAATTCCATTTCAAGTTTTCGTTGCCGTTGGCATGTTTGATCTTCCTTTTTATCGGGGCGCCATTGGGCGCGATCATCCGAAAAGGTGGTGCGGGCGTGCCGATCGTGGTGTCGGTGGTGCTGTACCTGTCTTTTTATGTATTGATGATTCAAGGCAAGAAAATGGCTACGGAAGGCGTTCTTTCGCCATTTTTTGGAGCATGGTTGCCAGTGTTGGTCATGTTGCCACTGGCAATTTTACTGAGTCTGGAATCCGCTGCGGCGGTCCCGATTTTTACGGGGGACAATTTCTGGAAATTCAGCCGCGCATTTGTACGTATTTTGATCATTACCAATCCATTGTATTGGCTGTATCAGATTCCGCCGGTTGGCCGCGCGATGGATGCCATCGGCAGACCCATTGCAAAATTGTTCCGGCGCAAGGAGGAAAAACGAACTTTTCGGGTGCGGCGATGA